In a single window of the Coregonus clupeaformis isolate EN_2021a chromosome 10, ASM2061545v1, whole genome shotgun sequence genome:
- the LOC121575625 gene encoding cytochrome c oxidase subunit 6C-1, whose product MRLSVSCDPPIQIERRRDIPSALTHFVEGRECYLYSTMSLAKPAMRGLLGKRLRFHLPIAFALSLVAAAAFKYGVTEPRKQAYADFYKQYDTTKEFNNMREAGIFESVRPTGE is encoded by the exons atgcgcCTTTCAGTTAGTTGCGATCCGCCAATACAAATTGAAAGAAGAAGAGATATTCCTTCCGCATTAACACATTTTGTTGAAGGTCGTGAGTGCTACTT GTATTCCACAATGTCTCTGGCTAAGCCTGCAATGCGAGGACTCCTTGGGAAGCGTCTGAGGTTCCACTTGCCCATTGCCTTCGCCCTGTCATTGGTGGCTGCAGCAGCTTTCAAG TACGGTGTGACAGAGCCCAGGAAACAGGCCTATGCCGATTTCTACAAACAATATGACACCACAAAGGAGTTCAACAACATGAGGGAAGCTGGCATTTTTGAAAGTGTAAGGCCAACTGGCGAATAA